A single region of the Epinephelus moara isolate mb chromosome 14, YSFRI_EMoa_1.0, whole genome shotgun sequence genome encodes:
- the psmb6 gene encoding proteasome subunit beta type-6 — MAAAASMMPYFGQKISSKNDMVPDWTSQEVSTGTTIMAVEYDGGVVIGADSRTTTGAYIANRVTDKLTPIHDRIFCCRSGSAADTQAIADVVTYQLGFHSIELDEPPLVETAANLFRASCYRYREELTAGILVAGWDRRKGGQVYSVPIGGMLVRQPVSVGGSGSSYIYGFMDSNYKPGLTKEQCLEITAAALSLAMERDGSSGGVIRLASISEEGVERQVILGNQLPSFSTH; from the exons aTGGCGGCCGCAGCATCCATGATGCCGTACTTCGGGCAGAAAATTTCTTCTAAAAACGACATGGTTCCGGACTGGACCAGCCAGGAAGTCAGCACCGGG accACCATCATGGCAGTGGAGTATGATGGAGGAGTGGTGATAGGAGCTGACTCTCGCACCACCACCGG agcttaCATCGCCAACAGAGTAACGGACAAACTGACTCCGATCCACGACCGGATCTTCTGCTGCAG GTCTGGATCAGCTGCTGACACTCAGGCCATCGCTGACGTGGTCACCTACCAGCTGGGCTtccacag CATCGAGCTGGACGAGCCCCCATTGGTGGAAACGGCCGCCAATCTGTTCAGAGCCAGCTGCTACCGCTACAGAGAGGAGCTGACTGCTGGGATCCTGGTGGCAGGCTGGGACCGTAGGAAGGGGGGGCAG GTGTACAGTGTTCCCATTGGTGGCATGCTGGTGAGGCAGCCGGTGTCGGTGGGCGGCAGCGGCAGCTCCTACATCTACGGTTTCATGGACTCCAACTACAAACCAGGACTGACCAAAGAGCAGTGTCTGGAGATCACTGCTGCAG ctcTGTCTCTGGCGATGGAGAGAGACGGGTCCAGCGGAGGTGTGATCAGACTGGCGAGTATCTCCGAGGAGGGAGTGGAGAGACAGGTCATACTGGGAAACCAGCTGCCTTCATTCtccacacactaa
- the trappc1 gene encoding trafficking protein particle complex subunit 1, with translation MTVHNLYIFDRNGSCLYYNEWNRKKQAGIPKEEEFKLMYGMLFSIRSFVSKMSPLDMKEGFLSFQTSKYRLHYYETPSGLRFVMNTDLSVPNARETLQHIYSNLYVEYIVKNPVCVLGQSLDSELFSSRLDAFIRALPYYSPRAA, from the exons atGACGGTCCATAACTTGTACATATTTGACCGTAATGGCAGCTGTCTGTATTATAATGAGTGGAACCGTAAGAAGCAGGCAGGGATCCCCAAAGAGGAG GAGTTTAAGCTGATGTATGGGATGCTGTTTTCCATCCGTTCATTCGTCAGTAAGATGTCTCCTCTGGACAT GAAGGAGGGCTTCTTGTCCTTTCAGACCAGCAAGTATCGTCTTCACTACTATGAGACTCCCAGTGGACTGAGGTTCGTCATGAACACAGACCTGTCTGTCCCCAACGCCAGAGAGACACTGCAGCACATATACAGCAAC CTGTATGTGGAGTACATAGTGAAGAACccggtgtgtgtgttgggtcaAAGTTTGGACAGCGAGCTGTTCAGCAGTCGACTTGACGCCTTCATCAGAGCTCTGCCATACTACAGTCCCCGCGCCgcctaa